Proteins found in one Gordonia sp. PDNC005 genomic segment:
- the treY gene encoding malto-oligosyltrehalose synthase, producing MEPIATYRVQLTPDFAFAEVVGILDHLADLGVSHLYLSPILQAMPGSTHGYDWCPPARIDPGLGGLDGFRLLRAHARAVGIGVILDIVPNHLGISDARHNPWWSDVLRNGPDSTYAHYFDLDLNFGDGALCLPWLDADGDLTALRLDDDGHLSLHERVLATADGTVARGDDPLAVLSRQQYRLVPFDSMQIGYRRFLAVNDLAALRQEIVDVFDATHGWLTDLVAEDLFDGVRVDHLDGLTDPVGYCARLRRLIGDRLLYVEKGLSVGERLDPALVVDGTTGYDTLRVIEGAYTAASGTIELSEISQRMTGVSGDGDDLTRRAKNLKHVTLIDLFSDRVRRTTELFAAAAPDVPVHNIQQAVTTLICDARLARPDYPSLVEDVVASIDRIADANPTMSDALDALAYAFTHRDHAPSAIARLGEAVAAVNAKAMEDIGYHRTGRLVSNNELGCSPLVPSVNRTEFHGHHADRARDWPLSMNALSTHDTKRSEDVRARIAVIAQTPQRWSVLVMTLWRVVPPPDQRTAYFLLQNIVGVWPQGDVPDIALRDRLARYARKAMREAGLISSWTAVDDDAERMMLAWLDSLYTGPATTLISNFVDVIADAGRDEAIARKVLSLLLPGVGDIYQGSQWWDDSLTDPDNRRPVDYTQSLDHPKTRAIITALAVRRRTPEAFGRGSGYTDIMSKGTNSTHVVGFSRDVDGEARVVVLAVRLAHTFRTVEARDEALVPLPPGLWRDAETGDDHSEKVTAATILGSRPFAILELL from the coding sequence GTGGAGCCGATAGCGACGTACCGCGTCCAGTTGACGCCCGACTTCGCTTTCGCCGAGGTAGTCGGAATCCTCGATCACCTCGCTGACCTCGGCGTCAGCCACCTCTACCTGTCACCGATCCTCCAGGCGATGCCCGGCTCCACCCACGGCTACGACTGGTGCCCGCCGGCCCGCATCGACCCGGGGTTGGGCGGCCTCGACGGTTTCCGCCTGCTTCGCGCACACGCTCGAGCAGTCGGCATCGGCGTGATCCTCGACATCGTGCCGAATCACCTGGGGATCTCCGATGCACGCCACAACCCCTGGTGGTCCGATGTGCTGCGGAACGGCCCGGACTCGACGTACGCCCACTACTTCGATCTTGATCTCAACTTCGGCGACGGCGCCCTGTGCCTGCCGTGGTTGGACGCCGACGGCGACCTCACTGCACTGCGGCTCGACGACGACGGTCACCTGTCACTCCACGAGCGAGTCCTGGCGACCGCTGACGGGACTGTGGCACGCGGCGATGATCCCCTCGCGGTCCTCTCTCGGCAGCAGTATCGACTGGTTCCGTTCGACAGCATGCAGATCGGCTATCGGCGCTTCCTCGCCGTGAACGACCTCGCGGCGCTCCGGCAGGAGATCGTCGACGTGTTCGACGCCACCCACGGATGGCTGACCGACCTAGTGGCCGAGGACCTCTTCGACGGCGTCCGAGTCGATCATCTGGACGGATTGACCGACCCCGTCGGGTATTGCGCGCGCCTGCGCCGACTGATCGGCGACCGACTTCTCTACGTCGAGAAAGGGCTCTCGGTCGGTGAACGTCTGGATCCTGCGCTCGTCGTTGATGGAACCACCGGATACGACACGCTCCGCGTCATCGAAGGCGCCTACACCGCCGCATCGGGAACCATCGAATTGTCGGAGATCAGCCAGCGGATGACGGGGGTCAGCGGCGACGGCGACGACCTCACCCGCCGCGCGAAGAACCTCAAGCACGTCACTTTGATAGATCTGTTCTCCGACCGCGTCCGCCGTACCACCGAGCTCTTCGCGGCCGCCGCACCCGACGTGCCGGTCCACAACATCCAGCAAGCCGTGACGACCCTGATCTGCGATGCCAGGTTGGCTCGACCCGACTACCCGTCGCTCGTCGAGGACGTCGTCGCCTCGATCGACCGGATCGCCGACGCCAACCCGACGATGTCGGATGCGTTGGACGCACTGGCGTACGCGTTCACTCATCGCGATCACGCCCCGAGCGCGATCGCCCGTCTCGGCGAAGCGGTCGCCGCCGTCAATGCGAAGGCGATGGAGGACATCGGGTACCACCGGACCGGTCGACTCGTGTCGAACAACGAACTGGGCTGCTCGCCCCTCGTTCCATCGGTCAACCGCACCGAGTTCCACGGTCATCACGCCGACCGCGCCCGGGACTGGCCGCTGTCGATGAACGCGCTGTCTACACACGACACAAAACGCAGCGAAGATGTTCGCGCACGGATCGCCGTCATCGCGCAGACTCCACAACGCTGGTCCGTGCTTGTGATGACCCTCTGGCGGGTCGTCCCTCCACCGGACCAACGCACCGCGTACTTCCTCCTGCAGAACATCGTCGGCGTCTGGCCGCAGGGCGATGTGCCGGACATCGCGCTACGGGATCGGCTCGCTCGGTACGCACGCAAAGCGATGCGCGAAGCCGGTCTCATCTCGTCGTGGACAGCCGTCGACGACGACGCCGAACGCATGATGCTCGCATGGCTCGACTCCCTTTACACGGGTCCCGCCACCACACTGATCAGCAACTTCGTCGATGTCATCGCGGACGCCGGCCGTGACGAGGCGATCGCCCGCAAGGTCCTCTCGCTACTACTGCCGGGAGTCGGTGACATCTACCAGGGCAGCCAGTGGTGGGACGACTCGCTCACTGATCCGGACAACCGCAGACCGGTGGACTACACGCAGTCACTCGATCACCCGAAGACCCGCGCGATCATCACCGCCCTCGCCGTACGCCGCCGCACTCCGGAGGCGTTCGGGCGCGGCAGCGGCTACACCGACATCATGTCGAAGGGCACCAACTCGACACACGTCGTCGGGTTCTCGCGCGACGTCGACGGTGAAGCCCGAGTGGTTGTGTTGGCCGTGCGTCTGGCGCACACCTTCCGCACCGTCGAGGCACGCGACGAGGCCCTGGTGCCGCTCCCTCCCGGACTCTGGCGTGACGCCGAGACGGGAGATGATCACTCCGAGAAGGTCACTGCCGCGACCATTCTCGGCTCACGTCCTTTCGCGATCCTCGAGCTTCTCTAG